The following are encoded together in the Adhaeribacter arboris genome:
- the rplS gene encoding 50S ribosomal protein L19 encodes MSQLLDLIQQEYNEKRAGIPDFAAGDTINIHVKIREGNKERIQQFQGVVIQRKNSNTNGETFTVRKVSNQIGLERIFPLLSPNIEKIEVIRRGKVRRARLYYLRGLSGKASRIKERRYKTA; translated from the coding sequence ATGAGCCAATTATTAGATCTCATTCAACAAGAATACAATGAAAAGCGGGCGGGTATTCCTGATTTCGCAGCTGGTGATACCATAAATATTCACGTAAAAATCCGGGAAGGTAATAAAGAGCGGATCCAGCAGTTTCAGGGAGTAGTTATCCAGCGCAAAAACTCGAATACAAACGGTGAAACCTTTACGGTTCGTAAAGTTTCTAACCAAATTGGTCTGGAGCGTATCTTCCCGTTATTATCGCCCAACATCGAAAAAATTGAAGTTATTCGTCGGGGTAAAGTAAGAAGAGCCCGCTTATATTATCTGCGTGGTCTTTCTGGTAAAGCTTCCAGAATCAAAGAACGTCGTTATAAAACCGCTTAA
- the atpC gene encoding ATP synthase F1 subunit epsilon — protein sequence MYLEIITPDKKVFEGEVAGAKFPGTQGSFEVLNNHAPIISTLENGEIRVTTSAGQQFFQVDGGVVEVLNNKIIVLAESITA from the coding sequence ATGTATTTAGAAATTATTACTCCTGATAAAAAAGTATTTGAAGGCGAAGTAGCGGGAGCGAAGTTTCCGGGTACTCAGGGTTCTTTTGAAGTGCTTAACAATCACGCCCCTATTATAAGTACCCTGGAGAATGGTGAAATTCGGGTTACTACATCGGCCGGTCAGCAATTCTTTCAGGTAGACGGTGGAGTGGTTGAAGTGTTGAATAACAAAATTATAGTATTAGCCGAATCTATAACCGCCTAA
- the atpD gene encoding F0F1 ATP synthase subunit beta codes for MANIGRITQVIGPVVDVSFSGENSKLPNILDALEVTKANGQKIVLECQQHLGEDRIRTIAMDSTEGLTRGAEVMDMGSPIKMPTGDGIKGRLFNVVGEAIDGIAQPTSAGGLSIHRGAPRFEDLATSSEVLYTGIKVIDLLEPYVKGGKIGLFGGAGVGKTVLIMELVNNIAKAYGGLSVFAGVGERTREGNDLLREFLESDVIKYGEEFKHSMESGGWDLSKVDDEALKDSKATLVFGQMNEPPGARARVALSGLTVAESFRDGDGTGQGRDILFFIDNIFRFTQAGSEVSALLGRMPSAVGYQPTLATEMGAMQERITSTKRGSITSVQAVYVPADDLTDPAPATTFAHLDATTVLSRKISELGIYPAVDPLDSTSRILNAQTLGDEHYNTAQRVKEILQRYKELQDIIAILGMDELSDEDKLIVHRARRVQRFLSQPFHVAEQFTGLKGVLVDIKDTIRGFNEIMDGKYDHLPEVAFNLVGSIEDAIAKGERLMAEAK; via the coding sequence ATGGCAAATATTGGCAGAATTACCCAGGTTATCGGTCCGGTAGTGGACGTTAGCTTCTCGGGTGAAAACTCTAAACTACCAAATATCCTGGACGCGCTGGAGGTAACAAAAGCCAACGGCCAGAAAATTGTGCTTGAATGTCAGCAGCATTTGGGCGAAGATCGCATTCGGACCATTGCCATGGATTCTACCGAAGGCCTTACCCGGGGAGCCGAAGTAATGGACATGGGTTCTCCTATTAAAATGCCAACCGGCGATGGTATTAAAGGTCGGTTGTTTAACGTTGTAGGCGAAGCCATTGACGGTATTGCTCAGCCAACTAGCGCGGGCGGTTTATCTATCCATAGAGGTGCGCCACGCTTCGAAGATTTAGCTACTTCCTCGGAAGTATTGTATACCGGTATTAAAGTAATTGATTTACTCGAGCCTTACGTTAAAGGCGGTAAAATTGGTCTCTTTGGGGGGGCTGGAGTGGGTAAAACCGTATTAATTATGGAACTGGTAAACAACATTGCGAAGGCTTACGGTGGTTTATCGGTGTTTGCCGGAGTAGGGGAACGTACCCGCGAAGGAAACGATTTGTTGCGCGAATTCTTAGAATCGGACGTAATTAAATACGGCGAAGAATTTAAACATTCAATGGAAAGCGGCGGATGGGATTTGAGTAAAGTAGATGACGAAGCATTAAAAGATTCTAAAGCAACCTTGGTGTTTGGCCAGATGAACGAACCACCGGGGGCCCGTGCTCGCGTAGCTTTATCTGGATTAACTGTTGCCGAAAGCTTCCGCGATGGCGATGGTACCGGTCAAGGTCGGGATATTCTGTTCTTTATCGATAATATTTTCCGCTTTACCCAGGCTGGTTCTGAAGTATCGGCTCTTTTAGGCCGGATGCCATCGGCAGTAGGTTATCAGCCTACCTTGGCTACCGAAATGGGAGCCATGCAGGAGCGGATTACTTCAACTAAACGCGGTTCTATTACTTCGGTTCAAGCGGTTTACGTACCTGCCGACGATTTAACTGATCCGGCACCAGCTACTACGTTTGCCCACTTAGATGCTACTACCGTACTTTCCCGTAAAATTTCGGAATTAGGTATTTACCCGGCGGTGGATCCGTTGGATTCTACGTCGCGGATCTTAAATGCGCAAACCTTAGGCGACGAGCATTACAACACCGCCCAGCGGGTGAAAGAAATTTTGCAGCGTTACAAAGAGCTCCAAGATATAATTGCTATTCTGGGGATGGATGAATTATCCGACGAAGATAAACTAATTGTGCATCGTGCGCGACGGGTGCAGCGTTTTTTGTCGCAGCCGTTCCACGTGGCCGAACAATTTACCGGTTTAAAAGGAGTTCTGGTTGATATTAAAGATACTATTAGAGGTTTTAATGAAATTATGGATGGTAAGTACGACCACTTACCGGAAGTAGCTTTTAACCTGGTTGGATCTATTGAAGACGCAATTGCCAAAGGCGAACGTTTAATGGCTGAAGCAAAGTAA
- the purL gene encoding phosphoribosylformylglycinamidine synthase subunit PurL, which yields MEQHLPTVETAKKLGLLPEEFQKIQDILGRVPNFTELSIFSVMWSEHCSYKNSIVWLKTLPKDSPRMLAKAGEENAGLVDIGNGLACSFKIESHNHPSAIEPYQGAATGVGGINRDIFTMGARPIAQLNSLRFGNLASDKTKRLLRGVVKGIGDYGNAFGIPTVGGELFFDDCYNVNPLVNAFSAGIVEVGKTASATAHGVGNPVFIIGSATGKDGIHGATFASEDISESSAEKLPSVQVGDPFQEKLLLEATLEVLQTGKVVGMQDMGAAGITCSTSEMSAKGESGMDVWLDKVPTRQANMQPFEILLSESQERMLVVMEKGAEDLIYQICEKWDLYCAQIAEVTDTKRLRYYLHGELVADVPAEDLVLGGGAPVYHREYREPAYFQETLKFNIDQVAEPTTLAELKAIAKHLVQHPNICSRRWVSQQYDSMVGTATMTTNTPTDAAIVKVKGSDKAIAITVDCNSRYVNANPEEGCAIAVAEAARNIVCSGGEPLAITNCLNFGNPYVPEVYWQFVGAIKGMKKACEKFGTPVTGGNVSFYNQSSDEGPVFPTPTIGMLGLVEQKENVTSLVFQAADDLIYLVGESKNDINSSEYLYSYHSVKLSPAPAFDLEEEFKVQTAVKTLIQQKLIASAHDVSDGGLYITLAEAAMPNELGFAIKTNSNFRKDAYLFGESQSRVVVSIKPANQAEFESLLTEKKVNFELLGTVQEDICRIDDEDFYEVKEIKNLYDTALEKIMQ from the coding sequence GTGGAACAACATCTCCCAACTGTAGAAACTGCTAAAAAGCTGGGTTTGCTACCCGAAGAATTTCAAAAAATTCAGGATATTTTAGGTCGCGTACCCAACTTTACCGAACTAAGTATTTTTTCGGTAATGTGGTCGGAACACTGCTCCTATAAAAATTCGATCGTTTGGTTAAAAACTTTGCCCAAAGACTCGCCCCGTATGCTAGCCAAAGCCGGCGAAGAAAATGCGGGTCTGGTAGATATCGGAAATGGTTTAGCTTGTTCTTTCAAAATCGAGTCGCATAATCACCCTTCGGCTATAGAACCTTACCAGGGAGCAGCTACAGGCGTGGGCGGTATTAACCGCGATATTTTTACCATGGGCGCGCGCCCTATTGCTCAGCTTAATTCCTTGCGTTTTGGAAATTTGGCCAGCGATAAAACCAAGCGACTGCTACGTGGAGTAGTAAAAGGAATTGGTGATTATGGCAATGCTTTTGGTATTCCTACAGTAGGCGGCGAATTATTTTTTGATGATTGTTATAACGTTAATCCTCTAGTTAACGCCTTTTCGGCGGGAATTGTAGAAGTGGGGAAAACAGCTTCCGCTACGGCCCACGGAGTAGGAAATCCGGTATTTATTATAGGCTCTGCCACCGGAAAAGATGGTATTCACGGCGCTACTTTTGCCTCGGAAGATATTAGTGAATCCTCGGCCGAAAAATTACCTTCGGTACAAGTAGGCGACCCTTTTCAAGAAAAATTATTACTTGAGGCAACACTGGAAGTACTGCAAACGGGTAAAGTTGTAGGCATGCAGGATATGGGTGCGGCTGGCATTACTTGTTCTACTTCTGAAATGAGCGCCAAAGGTGAAAGTGGCATGGATGTGTGGCTCGACAAAGTTCCTACTCGCCAAGCCAACATGCAACCTTTCGAAATCTTACTTTCCGAAAGCCAGGAACGCATGCTGGTAGTAATGGAAAAAGGAGCAGAAGATTTGATCTACCAGATTTGTGAAAAGTGGGATTTGTACTGCGCCCAGATTGCCGAAGTGACCGATACCAAACGCTTACGCTATTACTTACACGGGGAACTGGTTGCCGACGTACCCGCGGAAGATTTAGTATTAGGCGGTGGCGCTCCCGTATATCACCGCGAATACCGCGAACCCGCTTATTTCCAGGAAACTCTTAAATTTAATATTGACCAGGTAGCCGAACCAACTACTCTAGCCGAATTAAAGGCAATTGCAAAACATTTAGTACAACACCCGAATATTTGTTCCCGGCGCTGGGTGTCGCAGCAATACGACTCAATGGTAGGTACCGCCACCATGACCACCAATACTCCTACCGATGCCGCCATTGTAAAAGTAAAAGGCTCCGATAAGGCAATTGCGATAACGGTAGACTGTAACAGCCGCTACGTAAATGCTAATCCCGAAGAAGGTTGCGCTATTGCCGTTGCCGAAGCGGCCCGTAATATTGTGTGTTCCGGGGGCGAACCTTTAGCCATTACTAATTGCTTAAATTTTGGTAATCCCTACGTACCAGAAGTATACTGGCAATTTGTGGGCGCTATTAAAGGCATGAAAAAGGCTTGCGAAAAATTTGGGACTCCGGTAACGGGTGGGAACGTGAGTTTTTACAATCAATCCTCCGACGAAGGTCCGGTATTCCCTACTCCTACCATTGGCATGTTGGGTTTAGTAGAACAAAAAGAAAATGTTACCTCTTTAGTTTTTCAGGCAGCGGATGATTTGATTTACTTGGTCGGTGAATCGAAAAACGACATTAATTCTTCGGAGTATTTGTATTCTTATCATAGCGTTAAATTGTCGCCTGCGCCAGCCTTTGACTTGGAAGAAGAATTTAAGGTGCAAACAGCCGTAAAAACCCTTATTCAGCAGAAATTAATTGCTTCCGCGCACGATGTGTCGGATGGTGGTTTATACATTACTTTAGCGGAAGCAGCCATGCCCAATGAATTGGGATTTGCTATTAAAACCAATAGCAATTTCCGGAAAGATGCGTATCTATTTGGTGAGAGTCAGAGCCGGGTAGTAGTATCGATAAAACCGGCTAATCAAGCTGAATTTGAATCGTTGCTGACCGAAAAAAAGGTAAATTTTGAACTGCTCGGAACGGTACAGGAGGATATTTGCCGTATCGACGACGAAGATTTTTACGAAGTTAAAGAGATTAAAAACCTGTATGATACGGCTTTAGAGAAAATCATGCAGTAA